In the genome of Nerophis lumbriciformis linkage group LG32, RoL_Nlum_v2.1, whole genome shotgun sequence, one region contains:
- the LOC133574937 gene encoding dnaJ homolog subfamily B member 5 → MVLIWTQFGVKHKNVNVKCKVRVMHRGDSSGSSSSAEGTKSEPDTPCLSIKPNAGKDFYKVLGVSQDSNEDELKKAYRKMALKFHPDKNSEADAEDRFKEIAEAYEILTDPKKRSIYDQYGEEGLKSGMSVAGQGKAFRNHFATDPHATFSSFFHGSDHFDIFFGQDNEAEDDLFNPFRRFPFSHVGANHDGGLRRGRRRLQGEEVVHELPVTLEEVMHGCTKHVKVTRSRLNADGHSVHSEEKMLNVVVKKGWKAGTKITFPREGDETPNNTPADVTFVLRDTEHSQYKRDGAHIVFTASITLKEALCGCTVNVPTLDNRMMPLPCSDVIKPGAVRRLRGEGLPVAKCPSKRGDLVVEFQVLFPDRIPPQSREIIKHSLGQC, encoded by the exons ATGGTTCTCATCTGGACACAGTTTGGAGTCAAGCACAAAAATGTCAACGTCAAGTGCAAAGTTCGCGTCATGCACAGGGGAGACAGCTCCGGGTCATCCTCATCAGCG GAAGGCACCAAGTCCGAGCCGGACACCCCGTGCCTCTCCATCAAGCCCAACGCGGGGAAGGATTTCTACAAAGTCTTGGGTGTGTCGCAGGATTCCAACGAGGATGAGCTCAAGAAGGCCTACAGGAAGATGGCCCTCAAGTTCCACCCGGACAAGAACAGCGAGGCCGACGCGGAGGATCGCTTCAAGGAGATCGCCGAGGCCTACGAGATTCTCACCGACCCCAAGAAGCGAAGCATCTACGACCAGTATGGAGAGGAAG GTCTGAAGAGCGGCATGTCTGTGGCAGGGCAAGGCAAAGCCTTCCGCAACCACTTCGCCACCGATCCCCACGCCACATTCTCCTCTTTCTTCCACGGCTCCGACCACTTCGACATCTTCTTCGGCCAAGACAACGAAGCGGAAGACGACCTATTCAACCCCTTCAGGCGCTTCCCTTTCAGCCACGTGGGCGCCAACCACGACGGCGGCCTGCGGCGGGGCCGGCGGCGCCTGCAGGGCGAGGAGGTGGTGCACGAGCTGCCCGTGACCCTGGAGGAGGTCATGCACGGCTGCACGAAGCACGTGAAGGTCACCCGCAGCCGCCTCAACGCCGACGGGCACAGCGTGCACTCCGAGGAGAAGATGCTGAACGTGGTGGTGAAAAAAGGATGGAAGGCGGGCACCAAGATCACCTTCCCCAGGGAGGGCGACGAAACGCCCAACAACACCCCGGCTGACGTCACCTTCGTGCTCAGGGACACGGAGCACTCGCAGTACAAAAGAGACGGCGCCCACATCGTGTTCACGGCCAGCATCACCCTCAAAGAG GCTCTCTGCGGCTGCACAGTCAACGTCCCCACGCTGGACAACCGCATGATGCCTCTACCGTGCAGCGACGTCATCAAGCCGGGGGCGGTGCGGCGCCTCAGGGGCGAAGGCCTGCCCGTGGCCAAGTGTCCGTCCAAGCGCGGCGACCTTGTGGTGGAGTTCCAGGTGCTCTTCCCCGACAGGATCCCGCCGCAGTCGCGCGAGATCATCAAGCACAGCTTGGGTCAGTGCTAG